Sequence from the Rhinolophus ferrumequinum isolate MPI-CBG mRhiFer1 chromosome 19, mRhiFer1_v1.p, whole genome shotgun sequence genome:
TGAGTCACTGGCTGCCTGGAGCCAGCATTCTGCCCTGTTGCACCATGGACAGGTTTGGGGAGAGAGCTGACAAAAAAATGGCCTCTTTGCAACCTGAAACTCCACCCACCCAGGGATCCTGAGGAAGCACCTGACAGCTAGAGCAATTAAAGGAAGCAAGCACCAAACGACAGACGGGACAGGCGGCAGGTACACAGATGAACAGCACCTGAGGCGGGCTGCACCCAAACCCAGACAGGTGTGATGGCAGCCCAGTGCAGTGATTGTCAGAGTGGAGTCCCCGGGGCCCATTAGAAACACCCATTCTCGGGCCCCCCTACAATGTACCCTGGAGGGCCCCGGCAGGCTAGTGCAGCCGCAGGTAAGAGGGAGTGGAGTAGTTGAACAGCAGGAAGTCCATCCTGTAGAGGTCGAAGAGGCGTCGCTGGTAGAAGGGGCTGATGTCCTGGAAGAGGCGCGCAGCTTGGTCATGAGTGGTGGCCGCTTTGGCCGGGGGCGGAGGCGCAGGGAAGCGCAGGCCAGGCAAACCCACAAAGCCCAGCACGAAGGTCGCATCCTCTGCCAGCGTCTCGAACTTTCCCACGATGTCGTAGCGCAGGCGGCACGGGTGGCAAAGAGCGTGGGCGCGCTCCCAGTGCTCGTTGAAGGGTTCGTCGCGGCGCGTGCGCGGGTCCAGCAGGTAAGCCAGAAACTCCGCGAAGCGGACGTCGTGGCCGCGGGCCAACGCCTCTGGGTGTGGGCGCGGCCGTAGGCGCCGCACGATGCGCGTGCCATAACGTTGCTGGAAGGCCGCGCTGTAGGGCCGCACGAACTTGTTGCTGTAGGCGGAGGCCAAGCGCTCGAAGGGCTCGCGCACGAAGAGAAAGGCCAGGTAGGCACGTAGGCGCCGGTTGATCTCTGCGGGGCTAAAGTCGGCCAGAGAGGGCAGGCGGCCTGGAGCGTGCACCTCGTGCGCAGGGATGGAGCGTGGGTCCCCGCGGACACTGCCATTCAGTGCCAGCAGTACGCGCTTCCAGTTGGTGCAGGCCACCTTGGGTACGTAGCAATAGAGCAGGCCGTGCGTATCGTCCACCAGCACGTGCTGCAGGTCCTCCGGCTGCAGCAGGCGCTGCCGGCGTGTGTGGCGGCTGCAGGCGCGTTGCAGCAGATCACGTCTCTGCCGGTGCACCTCGGCCAGGGCCGAGAGCGGGCCCTGCGGGAGGCAGGCGAACGGGTGAGGGCTGCTGCCCAGTCTGGTGTGGCCATGGACGCGGGAGCTTGGGCCAGTAGGCAGGCAGGGGACCTGGGCtggaaccccagctctgccaccgatcactgtgtgatttggggccCAGGCATCTGTCCTGGACCTGGGTTGGGGGCGTCTAATAAATCTAACTTTGCAGAGGCATGTGGAAAGATGTGACTAGTCACTCGCCCGGCACTCAGAACAGAGGAGGTACTGATAATGAATGTGATAAGGTCAGAGTAAGCCTGATAAAGTATGACTTAGGAGTGGGCAAAAATTGAATATCTGCTGTTTACTAAAAGTAGTAACCCGTATAAGCTTTAATTCCATAGAAATAGAGTTGAAAAATGAAGCCACTTGCAGGCTATCGGGATATTTTTTGTTCGATAATAAAATGAGCTAATTCTATATTTATGAATTGGCATGTtcctttgggtcttcatttctacacctcccccctccccccaacaaaTTCTAATGTCAGTGCTTGGTCAGGAAGCTTGCTGTCTCTGATCCTGTCCCTCCTCTGTGAAATAATAACATCCAGCATTTGTctagcacttactgtgtgccaggcatcttGCTATGCCCTTTACAACTCTATGAATTAGGTAATATTAGTAGGACACTTGAGCCAGCCCCTCCCAGTCCTCTTCAGCTATACCAACACCCAGGCCAGTTCCTCCAGCAACACCCCCTCCTTTGTTCAAATCCTTTATGCCCTAAACAAAGTGTCTACCTCTAAGACTAGCCCTCCACCCCCTATCCCCAACCCGCTTCGTGGTGGTTTTCAGTCTAAGAGTTCTTAGGAGAAAGTGTTCTTAACTTCTGAAAATTGCATTAGAAGCcttcataatataataataaaaagataataaatattggtgaggatgcgGGAAAGTGGAACCTTCACTTACTGCTGGTGAGAGTGTAAAATCATACAGCTGTTGTTGAAAGCAGTTTGCCAGCTCctcaaaaaaagtatatatatgatccagcaattccattcctaggtataccTAATGTAACTAAAAACATAagtacacaaaaacttgtatacaaatgttcacagcaacattattcataacagccaaagagtggaaacaacccaaatgtccatcagctgatgaatggataaataatatgtagtctgtccatacaatggaatattattcagccatcaaaaggaatgatgttctgatgcatgctaaaacatggatgaaccttgaaaacgtgcacactaagtgaaagaagccagacacaaaagaccacatgtatgattccatttacatgaaatgtccataatagatccacagaaatggaaagtagattggtggttgtcatggactgggaggagaaggaaatgggtactgggtttctttttggagtgatgaaaatgttctggaattaggtggtggtgatggttgtgcagccttgtaaatatactaaaaccagtgaactgtacactttaaaaaagggcattttatggtatgtgagttATAGCTCAGCTAAAATAAAGACTTCAGAATGTTCCATTTCAGACAGATAAGATACTTAAGTGCAAAAAGTTAAAGGGAAGAACAGGACTTCATATGCCACACTTTGGGTTTATAAAGGGTaggaaaggaaattttttaaatgtttgaaaaagatGAGTTGTGGGGAGTTTCTCATTTAGATATATATTGAAATAGTCACAGAATCAACAAGgttgggatttgctttaaaataatatcaggTAGGCAGGAGGGGGAAGGGTC
This genomic interval carries:
- the CHST13 gene encoding carbohydrate sulfotransferase 13 isoform X1 → MGRLCWRRRALAAACLGAVLLLLWPVPRALLPESENSALGSSWLHGKKKSPLQMLYDLNKGPLSALAEVHRQRRDLLQRACSRHTRRQRLLQPEDLQHVLVDDTHGLLYCYVPKVACTNWKRVLLALNGSVRGDPRSIPAHEVHAPGRLPSLADFSPAEINRRLRAYLAFLFVREPFERLASAYSNKFVRPYSAAFQQRYGTRIVRRLRPRPHPEALARGHDVRFAEFLAYLLDPRTRRDEPFNEHWERAHALCHPCRLRYDIVGKFETLAEDATFVLGFVGLPGLRFPAPPPPAKAATTHDQAARLFQDISPFYQRRLFDLYRMDFLLFNYSTPSYLRLH
- the CHST13 gene encoding carbohydrate sulfotransferase 13 isoform X2, giving the protein MLYDLNKGPLSALAEVHRQRRDLLQRACSRHTRRQRLLQPEDLQHVLVDDTHGLLYCYVPKVACTNWKRVLLALNGSVRGDPRSIPAHEVHAPGRLPSLADFSPAEINRRLRAYLAFLFVREPFERLASAYSNKFVRPYSAAFQQRYGTRIVRRLRPRPHPEALARGHDVRFAEFLAYLLDPRTRRDEPFNEHWERAHALCHPCRLRYDIVGKFETLAEDATFVLGFVGLPGLRFPAPPPPAKAATTHDQAARLFQDISPFYQRRLFDLYRMDFLLFNYSTPSYLRLH